In Truepera sp., the sequence TCCGGAACGCCGACCCGCGAGAGCAACCCCGCGACAACCTGCGCAACGCCTACGCCTATTCCAAGATCCTCGCCGAGGACCTGGTGCTTGGCGCCGAGCACTTGGAGAGCGTGGTGGTCCGCCCCGGACTCTGGCCGTTCGGCGAGCGTGACCCCACCTTCGCGCGCGTCGCCAAGGCAGTGGCGAAGGGCATACTGCCCGTGATGCGGCGCGGCAGCACCGTACTGAACACCGCATACGCCCCCAACTTCGCACACGGGGTGGTGTTGGCCCTGCACGAGCCTCATGCCGCGGGAAAGGTCTACGTCATCGCCGACGCCGGAATGCCGAGCTGGCGGGAACTCTTCGACACCATCGGCGAGCTGCTGGGCACGGATGGGCTGCGGCTGCGGTTACCGGGGAGACCCACGACGGCGCTGGCATCCGGTGTCGAGGCCACCTGGTCTGCGCTCTTGCCCTTGGTCGAGCCGCCCGTTACGCGATACCGTGCGCGGCTGATGCTGAACGACGTTCACTTCTCCTTGCGGCACGCCGAGGAAGAGCTCGGCTACGCGCCGCTGTTCACGTGGCGCCAGGGCCTCTCCCGCACCGTGGCGGCGCTCGGGGCGATCAGGAACTCCTGATGAGCGTCAAGGCCAGCGTCTTCTTCGCCACCATCGCCGCCGGAGGCGGGCACGTGGCCACCGCGTGGGCCCTCGCCGAGGCGCTGCACGCCGATTACCCCGGGGAGTTCGAGACGCGCGTCAGCGACGTGATGGCCGAGTTCGGCGCGGCCGGCCTCGACCGCGGTCACAAGGCGAGTTGGAAGGCGCTCCTGCGACGACCCCGGCTCGTGCGCCTCGGGCAGCGCCTCACCGACGCCGCTCCCGCCTTGACGAGGGCGTCGCAGGGCCTGGCGTTGGACGCTTTCGCCCGCGGCATCGCGCGCGAACTCAACGAGCTCGGGCCGGACCTGGTGGTCGCCAACCACGGCTGGCTCGCCACCGTCTTCGCGGCGGCCCGCAACCGCTACGGGCTGCGGGCGCCCGTCGTCATATACGCCACCGAGCCGTTCGACGCCAGCGCCCTCTGGTCCGAGCCCCGCGGCGAACTCCTGCTGGCGCCCAGCCTGGCGGCCAGGAACGACCTCGTGCGCCTCGGCGTCAAGCCGGAGCGGATCAAGGTCGTCGGCTATCCAGTGAGGCAAGCGTTCCTCAGCCCGCCGAGCCGAGCCGCAGCCCGGGCCCACCTGGGCCTGGAAGAGGGCTTCACGATCCTCCTCAGCTTGGGTGCCGAGGGGCTGGCGGGGCGCGCGCCGGCCATGGTGAACCGCCTCCTCGACACGGGCTCGCGGCTCCTGGTCCTCACGGGCCGCAACGTGGCGCTGAAGGCGGAACTCGACGAGCTCGCGACCCGGCGTCCGGGGCTCATGCCGTACGGTTTCACGGACGAGATGCCCACTCTCCTAGCCGCAAGCGACATCGTGGTGGGCAAAGCCGGGCCCGCCAGCACCATGGAAGCCCTGGCCGTGGGCCGGCCGGTACTGGTTACCGCCTACGCGGGGCTCAACGAGCTGGCCGTCGTCAGGTTCCTGGAGGCCCACGAGCTCGGGGGCCGCGTCGAGCTCGAAGACCTGGCACGGGTGGCGGCAGCCTGGCGCGACGCGCCTGGTCGGCTGACGAGGGCCGCTGCGGCGGCGGCGCAGCTCGACTTCGCCGGCATGACGCGCACGGCGGCTGCGCACGTGCGGGCGGCCGCTCTGGGCCTGGCGCCACCTAGCACCGAGGGCGTCGAGAAGCGGCCGTTCGAGGGAGTCACCCGCGCGTACTTGCGGGCGGCCAGGACGGGGGGAACGAACGGCTGATGCGGCTCGTAGCGGTCTTCCTCCTGAGCCTCTCCCTCGGCCTGGCGGGCCTGTACCTGGCAACGCGCGAGGCCCTCTTCTCCGCCACGCTCTACGCGCCTAAGCACCCGACGCCGTTCCTGATCACCGTGGCCGTCCTCAGCCTCCTGGCCCTCTGGAGCGCGCCGGTCGCGAAGCTCGTACTGCTCGCGAGGTCGCAAGGGTACCGGGTGGGGTGGGGCCACGCCTTCCTTTCACACGTGGCTCAGGTCTTCGGGACCGCCATGACGCCCGCCGGAACCGGAGGCGGGCCTTTCCTGGTCGTGGCTCTGGAGCGCGTGGGTGTCCCGGCCGGCGTGGGCCTGGCCATGGCGGTCCAGCTCTTCGTGCTCGACCTCGCCACCCTGGGGATCCTCATCCCGGTGGGCCTGGTCTACATCCTCGTCTCGAGCACCATCGACCTCGGCCCGGCCCTCACCCTGGCCGCGGCAGTGGCGGCCGCCGCGGCGCTCGCCATCTCGGTGATCCTGGTGCGCTTCCCCACGCCGGCGGTGAGGTTGCTGCACGCCGCCTCGGGCTGGCGGTGGCTACGGCGCTTCCAGCGCCGCTTGCGGCGCATGGCGGTGGAGTACCGCGAAAGCGCCGTGGCGTTCCGGGACCTGCCGCCCCTAGCTTGGGTCTTGCTCCACGCCCTGAACCTTACCGCCTGGGTCACGAACTTCGCCCTCTTCTGGGCGCTGCTGGCGATGTACGGCGCCCACGTGCGGCTCCTCGACGTGCTGGCGCTGCTCTCCATGATCACGCTGCTCTCGTTCTTCGTGCCGACCCCTGGCGCCTCCGGGGTCATGGAGCTCATGCTCGGCCTCGCGATGAGCGCCTCCGACTCGCAGCTGAAGTCGGTGGCCGCCCCGGTAGTGCTGTGGCGGACGGGCACCTTCTACCTGGCCTTCATCCTGGGGCCCCTGAGCGCCTGGCGGCTCCTGTCGAGCCGTCCCGCGCCCGTGCGGAGCCGCAGGACGGTGCCTGGCGGGGACGACGGCGGTGGGGAGCCTCGAGGCCAGGCCAGGTAGGCGGGGCCCTTTTTCCTTGGCCGGGTCAGGGGCGGCGGCTGGGAGGCTTGAGGCCGAGGGGCCCCGCGAACACGCGGTCCTTCAGCCGGTCCGGGAAGTAGGAGAACAGGCGCAGGAACGGGACCTCGGGCGTGCCCTTCACGCGCGCCGGCGCCCGCCTGCTAGTGGCTGCCGCCGCCACTACGCGCGCGACTCGCGCCGGGTCGGCGGCGCTGCGCTCGCCCCACAGGTCGGAGTCGCGCAGCCTGAGTAGGTACTCGTCCCACGGGGTGCTCGTCCGCTCGGCCTCGGCGCTCAGCCGCGCCTTGGCCGCCGCCGCGAACGGCGTGCGCATGGCGCCGGGCTGCACCAACACCACCTCCACGCCGAACGGCCTCAGTTCCAGCCTCAAGGAGTCCATCAGGGCCTCCAACGCGAACTTCCCGGCGGAGTAGGCGCCCATGAAGGGCGTGACCAGTAGCCCGTTGGTGGATCCGACGGCCACCACGCGCCCGCGGCCCCGTTCCCGCATGCCCGGCGCCACGGCCCGCACCACGTTCAGCGGCCCGAGGGCGTTCAGGTCCAGCTGCAGGCGCACGTCGGCGAGCGGCTGCGATTCGAGGGCCCCTGGACGCAGGCCACCCACGGTTATGACCACGGCGTCGAGGGGCAACCCGAGGTGCTCAGCGCGCGCCACCGCTGCGTCGATGCTAGCGGGGTCGAGCACGTCGAGGGTGACGACCTCGATGTCCTTGGAGAACTCCGCGGCCGCGAGAGCCTCCGGGTTCAGATCGGCGGCGATCACGTTCACGTAACGCCGGTGGAGCTCCTCGCTGACGGCGAAACCCAGCCCGCTGCCGGCGCCGACCACCATCGCGGCCCGCGGGCCGTGGAGGTGGCCCTCGGCGCGGAGCCAGCGGGCGGTGGCCCGCATTCCCTCCTCGAGCGGTACCTGCGCGCGGTAACCGAGCTTCTCGGCCGCCTTGTCGCCACTGAAGGTGGCGTGGCTGAGCATGACCTCGGTCATCTCGGGCACCACCCTCGCCTGCCCCAGCGGGCGCGTTACGGCACCGGCGACTCGCGCCCCACCGCGGACCAGCCAGGTGGGCAGGTGGCGCAGGGGCCTGCCCAACATCGCCGCGTACGCGCCGAGGAACTCGTCCCAGGTGGTGGGGGCGCCGGTGACGTTGAACGCTTGGCCGGCTGCGCCTGGCGCGACCAGTGCCATGGCGGCGGCGCGCGCCACGTCATCGACGTAGACGGCGTCGAGCAGGAACCGCCCATCGCCGAACGCCAGCGGGACTCCCGCCTTCAGGGCGTTCAGGGGCGTGAGGGTCCAAGAGCCTATCCACGGCCCGTAGACCATGGTCGGCCTCAGCACCACCAGCTCGATCCCCGCCGCCAGGCCCGCTTCCCTTGCCGCTTCCTCTCCCTCGAGCTTGGTGTCGCCGTAGGGGTCACCCACTGCGCGCGTGGAGTTGGACTCGTCCACCTCGCCCTGAAGGCTCGGACCGTAGACAGCCACGCTGCTCACGTGCACGAGGCGCCGGGTGCCGGCGGCGGCCGCCGCGGCGACCACCTGGCGGGCGCCATCGACGTTCACGCGCCGTGCCTCACGCACGCCGCCCTTGCCGCCCATCCAGGCCGCCAGGTGCAGCGCCAGGTCGGCGCCCCGGAAGAGCTCCTGCAAGGCGCTCGCCTCGAGCAGGTCACCTCGCACCACCTCGGCGCCCGCGGCCGCGAGACGCTCCGCGCCGGCCTCCGAGCGCGTGAGGCCCCGCACCCTGGCGCCGGCGGCCAGCAGTCTTACGACTGCCGCGTGTCCGATCCCGCCGGAGGCGCCGGTGACGGCGACCAGTTTGCCGCTCAGTTCATCGTTCATGACCAACCCCTTCGAGCGCTCAGCGCCTCCAGGTAGAGCTCCTCGAGGCGCCTAGCGCTGTTGCTGACGTCTTGCGTGCGCGCGTACTCGCGCGCGTTCAGCTGCAGCTCCCGAAGCCGGCCGCCGTCTTCCAGCAGCGCAGTCACGGCGGCGGCCTGCGCGACCGGGTCGGCCGGGGGCACCACGACGCCGCCGGCCGCCTCCTCGACCAGTTGCGGCACGGCGCTGCTGGCGTAGTCGAAGGCGACGACGGCGCAGCCGGCCGCCATGGCCTCCAGGGTGGCGATGCTCTGGAGCTCGGCCGGCGACGGCATGACGAAGACGTCCGCATCCGCCAGCAGCCGGCGCTTCTCCTCCTCGTCAACGTAGCCGGCGAGGCGTACGCGGCCGGCCAGCCCCGCCCTCTCGACGCCATGGGCCAGCTCCGCGGCCAAGGGGCCGGTGCCCGCGACGGTCAGCTGACAGTCGGTGGGCAGGAGTCGCGCGAGCTCGAGCAGGTCCGTTGGCCGCTTCTCCGCGGACAGCCTGCCCACGTACAGCAGCCGGCGCTCCGGTCCCGGTGCGCGCTCGAGCGCCGAGTAGGCGGCGTAGTCGACGCCGTTGGACACGACCTCTACCCTCACGTCGGTGAAGCCGCGGCTGGTGGCCGCGGCGAACGCCGTGGGCGCTACCAGCAGGTCGGCGCGCCCGAAGAGCCAGCCGTACCACGCGAGCAGGCCCCGCGTGAGGGGCCGGGCGAGGCTCGGCAGCTGCAGCGTGCTCGTCTCGATCTGCGTGTGCACCCCCAGCACCACCGGCACGTGGCGCCTGCCGGCGAGGAGGACGGCGGCGGCGGTGAGAACCGCGGGGGTGTTGGCGTGAAGCACGTCGGCGCGCGAGACCTCGGCGGCCAGCGTGCCGAGTATCGGGTAAGCCACGCGCGTCTGGGCGCCACCCAAGCGCAGGGACGGCATGCGCACGACCCGCACGCCGCTGGGCGGCTCCGTGCCATGCGCCTCGCGGCCCGCGATGGCCGTGACCTCGTGCCCGCGCTGGGCCAACGCCGCCATATGCCCTTCGGTGGCGCGCGCCTGACCCCCGAACCCGGGATAGAGGTCGTCGGCGACGTACAGGATCCGCATGGCTTCCCTCCAGTGCCCCGTTTCCGGGTCCGACGCTACCACGCGAATATGCGACGTCCCACTCGGAGACGCTGGCCAGGACGAGTAGACTGACCGCCGTGAGCACTCTCGGGCGCCTGGCCCTGCGTAACCTCCTGAGACACCCCTGGCGCAGCGCCGCCACCGCCTTAGGCATCGGGCTGGGCATCGCCGCCGTCCTGACGACGCTCTCCGTCGGCGCGAACGTGGAGGCGAACCTGCGCAGCGCCCTGCAGGCCGCGGCCGGCAAGGCGGACCTGCTCTTGACCCCCGGGGCGGGCGGGCGGGCCGTGTTCGACGAGCAGCCGTTACTGGACGAGCTGGCCGGCGAACCGGGCGTCAAGGCCGTCTTGCCGGTGCTGCAGACCCGCGCCGAACCCAAACGCTCCGTGAAGCCCGTGGAGAAGTCGGTCATCCCGGG encodes:
- a CDS encoding NAD-dependent epimerase/dehydratase family protein encodes the protein MRVLVTGAHGFLGSHVSEALLANGDSVRALLTPWGSDANLAHLRHHERLEVVRADLTADDSAHGMCDGVDAVVHAAARVADWGPWDAFYRTNVVATRALLHEAAHARCGRFLFISSVAVHRYSGFRNADPREQPRDNLRNAYAYSKILAEDLVLGAEHLESVVVRPGLWPFGERDPTFARVAKAVAKGILPVMRRGSTVLNTAYAPNFAHGVVLALHEPHAAGKVYVIADAGMPSWRELFDTIGELLGTDGLRLRLPGRPTTALASGVEATWSALLPLVEPPVTRYRARLMLNDVHFSLRHAEEELGYAPLFTWRQGLSRTVAALGAIRNS
- a CDS encoding glycosyltransferase codes for the protein MSVKASVFFATIAAGGGHVATAWALAEALHADYPGEFETRVSDVMAEFGAAGLDRGHKASWKALLRRPRLVRLGQRLTDAAPALTRASQGLALDAFARGIARELNELGPDLVVANHGWLATVFAAARNRYGLRAPVVIYATEPFDASALWSEPRGELLLAPSLAARNDLVRLGVKPERIKVVGYPVRQAFLSPPSRAAARAHLGLEEGFTILLSLGAEGLAGRAPAMVNRLLDTGSRLLVLTGRNVALKAELDELATRRPGLMPYGFTDEMPTLLAASDIVVGKAGPASTMEALAVGRPVLVTAYAGLNELAVVRFLEAHELGGRVELEDLARVAAAWRDAPGRLTRAAAAAAQLDFAGMTRTAAAHVRAAALGLAPPSTEGVEKRPFEGVTRAYLRAARTGGTNG
- a CDS encoding lysylphosphatidylglycerol synthase transmembrane domain-containing protein gives rise to the protein MRLVAVFLLSLSLGLAGLYLATREALFSATLYAPKHPTPFLITVAVLSLLALWSAPVAKLVLLARSQGYRVGWGHAFLSHVAQVFGTAMTPAGTGGGPFLVVALERVGVPAGVGLAMAVQLFVLDLATLGILIPVGLVYILVSSTIDLGPALTLAAAVAAAAALAISVILVRFPTPAVRLLHAASGWRWLRRFQRRLRRMAVEYRESAVAFRDLPPLAWVLLHALNLTAWVTNFALFWALLAMYGAHVRLLDVLALLSMITLLSFFVPTPGASGVMELMLGLAMSASDSQLKSVAAPVVLWRTGTFYLAFILGPLSAWRLLSSRPAPVRSRRTVPGGDDGGGEPRGQAR
- a CDS encoding SDR family NAD(P)-dependent oxidoreductase, whose protein sequence is MNDELSGKLVAVTGASGGIGHAAVVRLLAAGARVRGLTRSEAGAERLAAAGAEVVRGDLLEASALQELFRGADLALHLAAWMGGKGGVREARRVNVDGARQVVAAAAAAGTRRLVHVSSVAVYGPSLQGEVDESNSTRAVGDPYGDTKLEGEEAAREAGLAAGIELVVLRPTMVYGPWIGSWTLTPLNALKAGVPLAFGDGRFLLDAVYVDDVARAAAMALVAPGAAGQAFNVTGAPTTWDEFLGAYAAMLGRPLRHLPTWLVRGGARVAGAVTRPLGQARVVPEMTEVMLSHATFSGDKAAEKLGYRAQVPLEEGMRATARWLRAEGHLHGPRAAMVVGAGSGLGFAVSEELHRRYVNVIAADLNPEALAAAEFSKDIEVVTLDVLDPASIDAAVARAEHLGLPLDAVVITVGGLRPGALESQPLADVRLQLDLNALGPLNVVRAVAPGMRERGRGRVVAVGSTNGLLVTPFMGAYSAGKFALEALMDSLRLELRPFGVEVVLVQPGAMRTPFAAAAKARLSAEAERTSTPWDEYLLRLRDSDLWGERSAADPARVARVVAAAATSRRAPARVKGTPEVPFLRLFSYFPDRLKDRVFAGPLGLKPPSRRP
- a CDS encoding glycosyltransferase family 4 protein, with the translated sequence MRILYVADDLYPGFGGQARATEGHMAALAQRGHEVTAIAGREAHGTEPPSGVRVVRMPSLRLGGAQTRVAYPILGTLAAEVSRADVLHANTPAVLTAAAVLLAGRRHVPVVLGVHTQIETSTLQLPSLARPLTRGLLAWYGWLFGRADLLVAPTAFAAATSRGFTDVRVEVVSNGVDYAAYSALERAPGPERRLLYVGRLSAEKRPTDLLELARLLPTDCQLTVAGTGPLAAELAHGVERAGLAGRVRLAGYVDEEEKRRLLADADVFVMPSPAELQSIATLEAMAAGCAVVAFDYASSAVPQLVEEAAGGVVVPPADPVAQAAAVTALLEDGGRLRELQLNAREYARTQDVSNSARRLEELYLEALSARRGWS